The stretch of DNA GGCTTTTCGAGGATCGTGTGCAGCGTGACGATGACGGGCAGCGTGGTGCGATCGAGCAGCGCGAGGATGTGCTCGCCGGCCGGGCCACCGAAGATGCCGTATTCGTGCTGGAGCCAGATCGCCTGCGCGCCACTGGCCTCGATCTTTCGCGCGGTATTGATGTAAGCCGACAGGTCGGTCTCGGGGATCGTGCCGATGACTTCCGCGGGATAATCATATTTGCCGGGGTGATCGTCCATCGCGTAGACGTCGACGGCGATCTCGGGAAAGCGCGCGCGCATGGCCGTGAAAACGTCGGTCGTGAAAGTGGCTATCCCACACTGCCTCGGCAGAAAGTTACCGATCAGCGCAAGTCGCGCGATATTCCCACCGTCCGCCGGTTTCACCATACCCTGTCCCTCGTTTGAGCGCGCACTCCTGGGAAGGCCCGGTCGCGCAAACATTTCAACGGTTCAGGTAGCATAAAGTTTCATCACATACTGCACTGCAGCACGGGAATAATATCAATCTAAATCAAAACCCTATTTCATGTCCCTCATCCAGGCCCGTTACCCGCGACCGCGATACGAGGCGACTCCCTGGTCGGGCAGCCACAGATCCTGTGGCGGTGCACTCGACTGCCAGAACACATCGATCGGGATTCCACCGCGCGGATACCAATAGCCGCCGATGCGCAGCCACACCGGTTTCATCTCGTCGAACAGGCGCTCGCCGATACCGACGGTGCAATCCTCGTGGAAGCCGGCATGGTTGCGGAAGCTGCTCAGGAAGAGCTTCAGCGACTTCGATTCGACGATCGTCTCGCCCGGTACATAGTCGATGACGAGGTGCGCGAAGTCGGGCTGGCCGGTGACCGGGCAGAGCGAGGTGAACTCGGGCGCCGCGAACCGCACGAGATACGTCCGGCCCAGGCGCGGGTTCGGAACATAATCGAGCACGGCCTCTTCGGG from Sphingomonas faeni encodes:
- the queF gene encoding preQ(1) synthase, coding for MTAFAKPPANPLHLGQNSALPASPEEAVLDYVPNPRLGRTYLVRFAAPEFTSLCPVTGQPDFAHLVIDYVPGETIVESKSLKLFLSSFRNHAGFHEDCTVGIGERLFDEMKPVWLRIGGYWYPRGGIPIDVFWQSSAPPQDLWLPDQGVASYRGRG